In Luteitalea sp., a genomic segment contains:
- a CDS encoding methyltransferase domain-containing protein, producing the protein MELSTGEMYMQQNEGLRGWRLFAAVGMLTVSPIVVAAQRAATQHEMHGRHVDPTAYIASLEDPKRDAYQKPHEVVEALQIEEGEVGADIGAGSGYFTLRLAHHVGPTGRVYAVDVSPDMILHLNRRVHDAGVRNVVSLLVPPDDPLLPDASVDRVFVCNVWHHVDEQAAYLEISCGG; encoded by the coding sequence GTGGAGTTAAGCACCGGAGAGATGTACATGCAGCAGAACGAAGGCTTGCGGGGGTGGCGGCTGTTTGCCGCCGTTGGCATGCTTACGGTGTCGCCGATCGTGGTTGCGGCGCAGCGCGCGGCGACACAGCATGAGATGCACGGGCGTCACGTCGACCCCACGGCATACATCGCGTCGCTCGAGGATCCCAAGCGGGACGCGTACCAGAAGCCGCACGAGGTGGTCGAGGCACTGCAGATCGAGGAAGGTGAGGTCGGGGCCGATATTGGCGCTGGCTCCGGGTACTTCACGCTGCGCCTCGCCCATCATGTCGGGCCAACCGGCCGTGTCTACGCCGTCGACGTGAGCCCAGATATGATCCTCCATCTCAATCGGAGAGTTCATGACGCCGGTGTGCGCAACGTCGTCTCGCTGCTCGTGCCGCCAGACGACCCCCTCCTGCCCGACGCGAGCGTCGATCGCGTTTTTGTTTGCAACGTCTGGCATCACGTCGACGAGCAGGCGGCGTATCTCGAGATCAGCTGCGGCGGGTGA